Below is a window of Pyrobaculum aerophilum str. IM2 DNA.
AGTTCACCACCCCCCTCTGCCTTCCCCTGAAAGTCCACGTCTTTCCGTCAACTGTCAGCACGAACTCCAGCCTGCTGCCCGGCGCCAATCCAAAACCCTCGAAAAGAAGCTTTCCATTTCCAAGCCTCCTCTTAATGTAGAGCCTGGTTTTAGGCAGTAGCCACTTGTCCACATTTGGCTCAAAAATCGCGTAACCTCCCTCCTCTCCCACATATCTCCACCCCATGCACTGCATGACGGCGATGATCTCCACTTCGCCCACGGGCGCCTCTAGCTCGCCTCGGAGCTCAAAATCCACGGCTTAATGTCTTTGTTATAAATACATATCTACACACCAACATGCGGGTTGTTGTCACAAGCCCCTTCGCGGGAGAGGCTTTTACAAGAGTGTTAAAAGGCGTGGAGGTGGCCGTGGCCCCGGTGTTAAAACTAATGCCTGTGAAAGTAGAAGGGGAGGCGGTTGCGAGCGCCGTGTCGAACAGCGACTTGGTGGTCTTCGTCTCCGGCAGGGCGGCTTATAGGCTCAGAGAAGAGGGCATACGCCTAGATCTCGCCGGCAAGATCGTGGCGACGGCTGAGGGGAGAAAGGGGGCTGTGATGGTGAAAAACGCCTTTGGAGTAGAGCCGCAGTTAGTGGCCGACAGCGCGGAGGAGCTGGCACGGTTGATTGAGAGTTGCCGCGTCGCCACTGTGTTCCACCACGGGGAGCGGGCTGAGGAGTTGATGAAAAGGCTGAGCTCTCTGTGCAGCCGGGCGTACGAGTTCTTCACCTACAGGGCAGTGCCTGACGACGAAGCGCTCCGCGCCCTACCCCCCGGCGAGGTCTACGTATTTTTCAGCGCCCTGGCGGCTGAGCTTGTGGCCGCGCGGAGGAGGGACGTGTTAGAGAGAGCCGTTATCATCGCGGCGGGCCCTGCGGTGAAAGCCGCGTTGGAAAAACACGGCTTAAATGCCGCAGTCCCGCCGAGCGGGCGCATCGGAGAAGTCGCTTTATTTGTCAAGCGCCTTGTTGAGGAACTCGGCAACAGCCTCGGCCAGATAGGCTAAAAAGGGCTTCTCGGGGACTATAACCCTCGTGACGCCGTATTTCCTCACCTCTTGCTCAGTCACGGGGCCCACAACCGCTATAACTGACCTCCCCGAATTCGCCGTCTCCACCACTTCGCGCAAAATGCCGGCGCGCTCAACGGCTTTGAGAAAGGCCTCGGCCCCCAGGGCGCTGGTGAAAATAAGTATGTGATTCCCCTCTAAAAACCTCCTCGCCGCCTCCAAGGCGTTTGCCTCGGGGGCCTCCTCCGTTGTGTAGACCTGGACGTATTTGACGTCAGCGGCGATTTTCCTCAACTCCTCCAGAAGCTCTGAGTCAACAGCGCCGTAGAACGACACCACCAGCCTCTTCCCCCTCAGCGCCTCTGCCGCTCTTACGAGCAACTCGTCGGAGGTCTCGCCGTAATTGGGGCACTCAAGGTGGAAGTGCGTCTTGACGTTGCCAGAGGCCTTCATTCCCCTGCAGAGGAGCTCCCTCTGCGAGAGGAGCGTCCTCACTTCCTCAAGCCTCTGCGCCCTTTTGGCCAGCTCGGCGAGACCCCACGCCGATTGGCCGGTCATGAATAACACGGCTTGTGACCACGTCAAA
It encodes the following:
- a CDS encoding uroporphyrinogen-III synthase; this translates as MRVVVTSPFAGEAFTRVLKGVEVAVAPVLKLMPVKVEGEAVASAVSNSDLVVFVSGRAAYRLREEGIRLDLAGKIVATAEGRKGAVMVKNAFGVEPQLVADSAEELARLIESCRVATVFHHGERAEELMKRLSSLCSRAYEFFTYRAVPDDEALRALPPGEVYVFFSALAAELVAARRRDVLERAVIIAAGPAVKAALEKHGLNAAVPPSGRIGEVALFVKRLVEELGNSLGQIG
- a CDS encoding uroporphyrinogen-III synthase — protein: MKVEYIEGVGKWTVIITSGRPSKAELLAKLIIKAGGEPVYLPTVKVEESGSDISTVIGHLTWSQAVLFMTGQSAWGLAELAKRAQRLEEVRTLLSQRELLCRGMKASGNVKTHFHLECPNYGETSDELLVRAAEALRGKRLVVSFYGAVDSELLEELRKIAADVKYVQVYTTEEAPEANALEAARRFLEGNHILIFTSALGAEAFLKAVERAGILREVVETANSGRSVIAVVGPVTEQEVRKYGVTRVIVPEKPFLAYLAEAVAEFLNKALDK